A single window of Pieris napi chromosome 8, ilPieNapi1.2, whole genome shotgun sequence DNA harbors:
- the LOC125051786 gene encoding 39S ribosomal protein L19, mitochondrial: protein MSLVFSKSFDLFKAAKWILRKDIRSCLSSLPEKVEKTNADEDEMTRIGRRPRSQNPMLEYRHIYPEFLPDPNPNWRNSLREKLERADMLERRKQIDIPEFYVGSILAVTISDPHAQGKTNRFVGICIERKGCGLRAEFTLRNVVDHQGVEVRYELYDPTIQTIQVLRLEKRLDDKLYYLRDALPEYSTFPVDMDPEILPEGTAVPVNPVQVKLKPRPWLERWERQELKGVSNIEEHLKEKDRVRRELRKTPWEKYDLMKQYRKTVPIEDQNEIWGEVYNQLQQMRMSTKKTARKRVITAPKSQLG, encoded by the exons ATGTCTCTTGTTTTCAGTAAatcatttgatttatttaaagcagCAAAATGGATTTTACGGAAAG atataCGGTCGTGTCTGTCCTCCCTACCTGAGAAAgttgaaaaaacaaatgcagaTGAAGATGAAATGACTCGCATAGGACGACGACCACGGTCGCAGAACCCAATGCTGGAATACAGGCATATTTATCCAGAATTTCTACCTGATCCTAATCCGAATTGGCGTAATAGTTTAAGAGAAAAACTTGAAAGAGCAGATATGCTTGAAAGAAGGAAGCAAATTGATATACCAGAATTCTATGTTG GTTCTATATTAGCAGTAACCATATCAGATCCACATGCTCAAGGGAAAACAAACAGATTTGTAGGAATATGCATTGAACGTAAAGGTTGTGGTTTAAGGGCAGAGTTCACCTTGAGAAATGTTGTAGATCATCAAGGTGTTgag GTACGTTATGAATTGTATGACCCTACAATACAGAcaattcaagtattacgtcttGAGAAGAGACTGGATGACAAGTTGTATTATCTTAGAGATGCTCTCCCTGAATACAGCACATTTCCTGTTGATATGGATCCTGAAATTTTACCAGAAGGAACCGCGGTACCAGTTAATCCAGTTCAG gtaaaattaaaaccgaGACCATGGCTGGAAAGATGGGAAAGGCAAGAACTGAAAGGTGTATCCAATATTGAAGAACActtaaaagaaaaagataGAGTAAGAAGAGAATTAAGGAAGACTCCGTGGGAAAAATATGACCTTATGAAACAGTACAG aaaaactGTACCAATCGAAGACCAAAATGAAATATGGGGTGAAGTTTACAATCAATTACAGCAAATGAGAATGTCTACAAAAAAAACTGCTCGGAAACGTGTAATTACAGCACCAAAATCCCAGCTTggataa
- the LOC125051885 gene encoding protein Spindly-like, whose product MNNSTLFNKSEPRELSDGKINECYVLLKKRYDTLFYNLNVKKQDLADIRRSYQTALGVESQLNADLESYQLEEQKRRNELLSRVAILQEKIASLKSECSEINEQNNVEIKKLYQENCLLREEKPVTSCLLPECDTKEIDEIRIKLSSATTDSVVAKATLEESKCEISSWQSKIEELVLEISELRAGTDICREEKHEAKEREAFAIAQLAAAKALLHQVHSVDLEPHATKGNSVFAEVEDKRQDMAKNLIQMKQTNARLRRDLANKQAEAEALIHEKQTIWIQQAGATSEYDRELIESYEDRIAKLEAKCENQWSEINQGLSKLCEFSYWQPGIIAHLKTEREQLRAEVLAKGAAQLASAAQIRELRRVVTLQTIDTNKQLCQLDWTDKIINSTDRQYFKSDMKKIK is encoded by the exons ATGAATAATTCgacactttttaataaatcagaGCCACGAGAATTATCAGatggaaaaataaatgaatgttaTGTTCTTCTCAAAAAACGATACGATACcctattttacaatttaaatgttaaaaagcAAGATTTGGCAGATATTAGAAGAAGTTATCAAACTGCACTCGGTGTAGAAAGTCAACTGAATGCTGATCTAGAATCTTACCAATTAGAAGAACAAAAACGTAGAAATGAACTCCTTTCTCGAGTTGCaattcttcaagaaaaaataGCGTCGTTGAAATCCGAATGTTCAGAAATAAATGAACAAAATAACGTTGAAATTAAGAAATTGTATCAAGAAAATTGTCTTCTCAGGGAGGAAAAACCCGTAACATCTTGTCTATTACCAGAATGTGATACCAAGGAAATTGATGAAATTCGTATAAAGTTGTCTTCTGCAACAACTGATTCAGTAGTAGCTAAAGCTACCCTTGAGGAGTCCAAATGCGAAATTTCTTCATGGCAATCAAAAATAGAAGAATTAGTATTAGAAATAAGTGAATTACGTGCAGGCACTGATATTTGTAGAGAGGAAAAACATGAAGCTAAGGAGAGAGAAGCTTTTGCCATAGCTCAACTTGCAGCAGCCAAGGCATTACTTCATCAAGTTCATTCTGTTGATCTAGAGCCTCATG CCACAAAAGGAAATTCAGTATTTGCAGAAGTTGAAGACAAAAGACAGGATATGGCTAAAAATCTTATTCAAATGAAACAAACCAATGCAAGA CTTCGTCGCGATTTAGCTAATAAACAAGCAGAGGCTGAAGCTCTTATTCATGAGAAGCAAACAATTTGGATCCAACAAGCTGGTGCTACCTCAGAATATGATAGAGAACTtattg aaAGCTATGAAGATCGAATTGCTAAGCTGGAAGCAAAATGTGAAAATCAGTGGAGTGAAATAAATCAAGGTTTATCTAAGCTGTGCGAATTCTCATATTGGCAACCTGGAATTATTGCTCATTTAAA aACAGAACGGGAACAACTTCGCGCTGAGGTATTGGCGAAAGGGGCTGCACAGTTGGCCAGCGCCGCGCAAATTCGTGAACTGCGCAGAGTGGTGACCCTACAGACCATAgatacaaataaacaattgtgTCAACTAGATTGGACagacaaaattataaattccaCAGATCGGCAATACTTTAAAAgtgatatgaaaaaaataaaatga